cagggcacatgcctggactgtgggctccatccccagggtgaggcttgcaggaggcacccgattaatgattctctctcatcaatgatgtttctatctctccctctcccttcctctctgaaataaatataatatatatttataaaaaagaaagaaaatgacaccAGATTGAGGCCCTTCATGTCCCTGGCACTGCCGATCCTCATAACAAACTCAGAGGTGAGGTTTCACAATTTTGCCCAACAAGCAAagaaggagagaagaagagaCTGGCTCAAAATAGAAGTTCAATAAATGTGTCCCCAGGTCTTAAGATTACAACCTGGGAATTGTCTCCAACATCCTCTTCTACCCAAACCACAGAGACGGAATAAACAGAGTTAGACAAACAGGTACAGTCTGGGGGACAAGAGGCTTTGAAGAGGCTGAAAGGACTCTGAAGGTTTgatggagagggatggagagcagGAGCTCTGCTTACAGAGACAAGgaatcagagagaggaagtgatagGGAGAAGCAGCAGCACACACCCAGGCCCAAGTGTAGGGGGGCGCTGGTTGCCTCTGTGGGTGAGTTGTCAGTGTTATAACATCCCCTGGGCCTCCTGTTCCTCTTGGGGTCAGCAACCTTGGCCCAGCCCCATTGGCTCCTGCAGGCAGCCAAGGTGGAGAGAGGAGGAgccctccattctcccctctctccccctcacacACTGAACCAACCCCAGCCTTCTGGCTCCCTGTGCTCCTGTCTGTGACCCAGTTTTCCCCACAGACAAGCTCAGGTGAAGACTCAGTGTTACAGAGCAGGAAATTTTGAGGCCTGCTTAATTATCTCGCCACCTCAGCAGCttacagcctgtgcaaagtttctaggagctgagctcccacacctgagttATGGCCCCCaaagaacacacagatcaacactcCTGGGCAACAGGCCCATAAAGAACAGACAGATCAAAATTAAGAAGAGTCCTGACCTTTAACTTACCCAGAAACGAATAACAGGAGGAGGacgaatagcttggctaaaactatgCAATTAgtttttgtaacttggctttgcttgctacgggaacctgaacacggatgtagttgtcccctttaaatattggactctgcagatggtcggggccgcttctctcttgggcttcctgAGTGGAGGagcggacactggccagtcaataaaggctctctacattgtaatcagtctggagttctggtcactctgtcactcgcgctccagaACATCAGGACAGTTCATGGGTGTGGCCACATCAGCTTCCTTctggcctcctccaggccctcacTTTGGGCTCAGGTGTTTCATTCTCATGGCCCCAAGCATACCTGTCACCGACCATCCCCTGCATAAAGCCTGTCCACAGGTTCCACCTGACTCCAGCCACATCCAGGGATCTCCACCCCACAGTCCATGCTACTGACGATCAGGCTGAGTTCCACTCTACAGTCCCGGTGAGGCCAATGCCTCCTCCAACCAAACTCATCCCGTgaacctcctgccctcccccaacacacaaccCGGGTTAGGACCACATCCTGACCCCTCATAGGGCCCCCTGAGCCCATCTGAACAGAGCTCCCTCCTCTCCAAACCTCCTAGACCGAaccaacatacatttatttccaaaatgtattcCCTGCATTTTGGAAATAAAGCAACAGGCTTTGCAATAATCAACATGTGAATCAAAACAGAAGCAAATGTTTTAGATTAAATGATAATGTAACGATTCCACATCAaacctatgaaataaaaaatcatgtgtgcttgtgtgtgtgtgtgagcatatgtgtgagtgtgtgtgtgtgtgtgtgtgtgtgtgagtgcgtgtatgaatgtgcatgtgtgtgtgagtgtgtgaatgagtgtgtgttCATGGGCAGCTATACCCATCTGTCTGAGGGAAGCAGAGGTGAGAGCTGAGGTGGGAGGATCACATCTGGATGATCATGATCAGCCTTGAGTTCAGAAGGAAGAGCCTGGATTCACCCTGAAGACAGTGAGGACCATGGAAGGGTTTAAGCATGAACAGCTTCTGAAAGGGAGTGGCAAAGGCGGATGTGGAGGGTGAACTGGAAAAGGGAGTGAGGGTGTGGAGCTCAGAGCTCAGGAAGGTGATAGACGTGATGGCTGCCTTGGGGTGTGTGAAGGTGatctccctccctgccttgttGACTGGGGGCACCAAGGGGCCCCTCAGGACAGTgagcccaggggtggggagggaggagcctgggggCTGTTCAAGATGCATCTGCTCCCACAGGAAGCTCAATGCCTCCTCTTGGCCCCGGGACGCAGGTCCTACGTCTCACAGAGGTTCCAcctgactttctgtctctgtgagcAGCGGGATCCCTCCATGTCCTGGGGGTGAATCATCGGAGTCATTGCTGCCCCTTCAGAGCACCTTTGATGCCGGGTGTCACTCTCCTTTTCAAACTGTAGAGACTCATCAGGACTCAGACAAGAACAACATtcatgggaatcctgttccaagGTAGCAACACACCCAGACACACATTAAATACCACATCCTGAATGGTTGAAGGACACTTGTGCAGGCTACTTCCTCCCTTGAAGTCTCAGCAATGCCAATGCCTTCCCCACAAAGATGGTGAGAATTCCTCTCGACTGAGATATGGAGGAAATGAAACCAGCCATTCAATGCAGATGGAGACAGTGGAGGTTTGAGAAATTGAAAAGAAGAGATGCCTCTTCcaaaggagaagaaggaagactCCAGGTCAGACCCCTTGTGTGGAGTCACCTGGACCGTTCAGAGGGGAGGTCATGGTCTTTCCATCACATGGCACTGGGCCAGTGGGTGAGTCTCTAGGACACAGTGAACATCTTACCTGCCTCACAGCATTTGCAATAAGCAATGCCAAAACATAAAAAGTCAATCAATTCCTATTTCTTTAACCAAACTATCTTATTAACCTGTGAGAGAGAATTTTTTCTTCAAGAGGACACAAGAACGCGGACTTAGGGGGatggttgcaggtttgctcctcAACCCTCATGTGCGAtgaaaccaattgatgtctctcggacatcgatgtttccctctctctcctctctgtctctctccgtTCCACTCTCTTtacaaatcaatggaagaaaaatatcctgggatggggactaaaattttttttttaaagtgctgaccttttaaataattgaagaaataaatgtaCATCAAACCACAGGGTGGTACCAATACTTACActgaataatgaaaattaaaaaggccGGAAACATGAAGCATTGGCAGGAATGTGAACCTCCCAGGACCCTTGAATCAGGGAAAGTCGTGGAAATGCCGAGGCCACTGGGAATCTGCTCCGAAgatctatactgataaaagggtaatatgctaattagactggacgtccctccagacaaagccatgttggcaggggctgaagcagaggtggttattggcaaccaggccagcaggggagggcagttaggggtgattaggctggcaggcagaggtggttaggggtgatcacgcAGGCAATCAGGtgtgcagttaggagccagcattcctggattgtgagagggatgtccgactgccggtttaggtgggatcgggcctaaaccggcagtcggacattcctggaaaagtcccagattggagacggtgcaggctaggctgagggactgtctctccccccaccccccaccccgccccaccatgagtgaatttcatgccctgggcctctagttctttcataAATGAGCTCCCTCAAGAGCCGTGGTCGGGTGTCCCATTGGGCTGTTCAGAGAGACTCTCAGGGGCTGAGTCAGGACCGGATCCTGGGTCCCACCCTCTCTGAGCAGGAGTCAGACCAGCAGACACATGAGACCCTGAGGCTCAGGTGAGACCCCAGACACTGCTGACCAGCCTCCTGAAACTTGGACTCCCTGTGAGCTTCATCCTGGGGAGACACAGAACCAGGCCCAGGGttgggccctgccctggctgtGGGTCCACAGCTGTGTAAACCCAGAAAGAGGCAGTAGCTCCTGACTCACCACATCCTGTGCGTCTCTGTCCTTCAGGTCTAGGCCTCCTCCATCAGCAGAGCAGAAGCCCTCAGAGCAGACGCCATGACGTCCATCCTCTCTGCTCTTCTCTGCTTCGGTCAGTTATGGTCACAGGGAGCGGGAGTAGGAGGGGTGGCTGCCCATCCTACTCCCCCAGGCTCAGGCAGCTCCAGTGGATGGGGCTCTGATGGGAAGGGAATCAGCTGAGACACCCATGTGCAAATCTCTGACAGGGACTCTTTTCCAGGGCTGAGTCTGGACCAGAGGACCCGTGTGCAGGCAGGTGAGTCCTCACCAGCATCCATGTCTTTCCGCTTCCTTCACTCCCGGGACTCAGGAGGGAGCACAGAGGTCATGGGATGAGAGGGTCTTGGGctgagctgggggtgagggggaaggtcTTTGTAAAGCAGCCTCTGGTTTCCTTTTAGGGACCCTCCCCAAACCCACCATCTGGGCTGAGTCAGGCCCTGTGATCCCCTGGGGGAGCCCTGTGACCATCTGGTGTCAGGGGACCCTGAAGGCTCAGGAGTACCGGCTGTATGCAGGCGGCAGATACTTGAACAGACAGAAGTCCCTGGAGCCTAAAGACAGGGCCAAGTTCCTCATTACAGGAAAATATGCAGAGAGATATACCTGTCACTACCTGAGCCCCACTGGCAGGTCAGAACACAGTGACTCCCTGGAGCTGGTGGTGACAGGTGAGAGGACactcaggggtcccagcctcaggctctgccctcaggaagAAGGTCTGCTCTCAGGGTGtctccctctcacagcccagccctgggggacaTGAGGGAGGTGTGAGCCCCATTTAACACGCTGCCTCCTCCACCCCTAGGATTCTACAGAAAACCCAGCCTCTCAGCCTTGCCCAGCCGTGTTGTGACCTCAGGAGGGTACGTGACACTCCAGTGTGGCTCAAGACAGGAATTTGACAGGTTCCTTCTGACTAAGGAAGGAGATCACAGGCTCTCCTGGACCCTGgactcacagccacagcccacTGGGTGGTCCCAGGCCCTGTTCCGTGTGGGTCCTGTGACCCGCAGCCACAGGTGGACGTTCAGATGCTATGGCTATTTTGAGAAGCATCCCCAGGAGTTGTCTGACCCTAGTGACCCCCTGCATCTACTGGTCTCAGGTGAGCGGCCCCTGATCCCATCCTCTCTGAGCACAGGCAGCTCAGGGTCCTGCCCCCAGGAGACTTCTGAGGTAGGAGAAGAGTGAGGGGTCTGAGTGTTGGTCACCCAGCAGAGATCTGCCCTCAGAGATGCTCTCACTTTTGATGAGAGCTCAGGCTCAGCTCTCCCCATGAACTGGGTTGGGAAGTTGTTAagtgggcggggggagtgtctTCGGGGATCACAGAGCAGATGTAGTAGAAGCAATGGAGTGATTTGGAGACTCCAGAGTGAGCCCAACCTCACCCCTTTCTATCCTCATTTCCAGGACCCTCTGGAGGCCCCAGTCCCCCGCCCAAAGGGCCCACCTCCACAGCTGGTGAGTcctggggagctctgctcagaggGAGCAAGTCCTGAGAGTCTGTCAGGGGATTGAGTGACCCAGATCCTCAAGGACGGGCTTGTATCCCAGGGGTTCTGGGAGTCCCAGGGTCTGAGGCAGGTGATGGGTGGGGTGGTCATGGCAGAGGGAGATGTGGGGGCGCAGGTTGGCGAGGGGGTGCTGAGCTCTAGTGGGAAAAGGCAGCCCCACTACTCCCCTGGCATCCTTATCCCCAGGAGGCTCTAAGTCGGGCCAACAGAGGGGTAAGTGAGAGTCTGTGGGGAGGTGGTAGGTTCCTCCATGGGGACAGGGACTTAACCATGGGGGGGGGTTACGGGATTCAAGCCCCTCTGGATTTGCTGACTTGGACACCCCTTCCcctgtctgggcctcagtgtctctAAGTTTAAAAGGAGAGAATCCTTGTTCAGAGCTTAGATTTCTTGTCAGTTCTGGTCCTGAtctcctgggagaggggcctcaCAGGTAAGTCCCCAGGATGTGATGTTATGGGGCCTGTCCCCTCTGTCTCAGTGATGGTGACACTGTacagggagggacaggcaggacAAGGGTCCGGGCACCCAGTCCTCCCCCTCAGATCAGGCTCAGCTCAGAGGAGGGAACAGGGTGGATCAGCCCTGGTTCAGTTCCaggctctgctgctcctgctgtggggctgggcggccccttctctcctctgagtGTCGGGTTCCTGTCTGCTCATGCCTGGTCCCATCCTGCTCACAGGCTGCTGGGAGATGAGGTGACATAAGGGCCTCACAGAGCTCAGGAAGGCAGAGCCCCCAGTCCAGCTCCACCTTCCCAAGGGGCATTTGGGCCCTGTGGGTGGGGATGGACCCGGGAGAGACTCAGTCCACAccacaccctgcccctccctgcccttgcTGTACAGGGGGCAGGTACTGAGGAAGGACCCTCAGCTCCAGGGGAGACGTGGACAGGCGCCTTTAGAGGATTATCCCAGAGCAGGAAGCTGGTGTCCCCCTGGGGGGCAGCGTGTGGACAGCACATGGAACCCACAGTCCTAGGTTCCAGTCCAGGTCCTGCCCAGTACAGGCTGGGTGACCTGGGGCAGGtgattaacctctctgagcctcagtgaagTGGGTGGTGGCGTCAGCATCCCTGGCGCATGACTGCTGTTGAGGTGAGAGGAGATGAGTGAGACCCCAGCACTTGCCTCGCACACAGTAGGTTCTCATAAAATGGCATCACTGGCTCATTCATGACATTGTAAGGGGGAGATAGGCTGCCAGGTCTTTCATGTCTGATTCCTTTCCTGGAGTCATCCCCAAACCCTCCATCTGGGCTGACCCAGGCCCCATCATCACGAAGGGGAGCCCCGTGACCATCTGGTGTCCGGGGTCTCTGCAGGCTAATGTTTACCTTCTGTATAAACAGAGGGGCTCTGAGCCCTGCATATGAGGATACCACAGGACTCCAACAATAAGGCCGGTTTCCTCACTGAAGCTCAGACCTCACCCCACGCAGGACTGTACCAGTGAGCATATTACACCACTGGTGACATAGGCGGCTGGCGTGACAACCCCGTGACAGGCAGGGCCAGCATGCAAGTGACCACCACCTTTGTATCTGTCTGTCCACCCAGCTGGCCCCTCCATCTGAGGCCACAGGGAGAAGATGCCATGAGCCCCACCCTCAAGGCTCTGCTCTGCCTCagtgagaagggaggagggggaggggagccctaGTCTGTCAGGACCCCAGGACACAGGAGGCTcatggggaggagggtgctgctCAGGGTTCAGGGCAAATCTCTCACAGGGACTCTCTTCCAGGGCTGAGTGTGGGCCTCAGGACCCCAGTGCAGGCAGGTGAGTCTCCCAGGTGTCCCAGCTCCCACTCTTCCCTGGGGACATGGGCCACCCCACAGGCAATAGGGGAAGCGGTGCAGATCTGTCTGACTGATGGGGGGCATCTGGGACTGAGAGCTGGGGACCAGGGGTGAAAATGTCCTGTGACTCAGCCTCTGATTCTttccagggcccctccccaaGCCCATCATCTGGGCTGAGCCAGGTCCTGTGATCCTCAGGGGGAACCCCATAACCATCTGGTGTCAGGGAACACGAAAGGCTAAGGAGTACCTAATTTACAAAGAGGGAAGCCCAGCACCATGGAAACGACAGAAGCCACAGGAGCCTGGGGACAAGGCCAAGGTCTTTATCACACACATGACAGAGCATGATGCAGGGATATATCACTGTTACTATCTCAGTTCCACtggctggtcagggcacagtgacttcctggagctgctggtgaCAGGTGAGAGGACactcaggggtcccagcctcaggcCCTGCACTCAGGAAGGGGGTCTGCCCTCACGGTGtctccctctcacagcccagccctgggggacaTGAGGGAGATGTGAGCCCCATTTAAcacgctgcctcctcctctcctaggATCCTACAGACAacccagcctctcagccctgcccagccctgtcgTGACTTCAGGAGGGAacgtgacccttcagtgtggaTCAGGGCAGGGATTTGACACATTCATTCTGACTAAGGAAGGAGATCACAAGCTCTCTTGGGCCCTGGATTCACAGCCACAACCCAGTGGGCAGTTCCAGGCCCTGTTCCCTGTGGGCCCTGTGACCCCCAGCCACAGGGGGACGTTCAGATGCTATGGCTGCTACAGGAACAACCCTCAGGTGTGGTCAAACCCCAGCGATGCCGTGGAGCTCCTGGTCTCAGGTGAGCAGCCCCTCACCCTGTCTCTCTGCTTGTCAGCTCAGGGTCCAGTCCTCAGAACAATCATGGGATGAAAGGGGAGTGAAGTGGCTGTAGAGATGGTCTCTTAGAAAGTATTTGTCCCTTACACACAGCCTTACTCCTGttcacctctctccctcctctgttgCCAGAATGTGTCTCAGGTGGACAGTGGGAGGGTCTTAGTGTGGGAACCCCAGGCAGATGCAGAAGTCCAAGTGAAGTGGGAACTCCAGGGTCAGCCCCAGCCTCTCACCTCTCCTGTTCTCCTTCCCAGGACCCTCTGGGACCCCAGCTCTGCACACATAGTGTCCTCTTTGCTCAGGTGGAGACAGAACACCCCAGGATGTCTGAGTCTCTCAGAAGATCTAATGACCTCCCATAGACCTAAGGACAGGCTTGTTTCCCAGGGGGACTGGGAGTCAGGGAGAGATCTCAGGGGAAGCACAGGCCTCCAGGGTCTCCCTGGATTcacctctccccccgccccccacatggAGTCAGGCCTTAGAGAGGGAAGtgaggcaggtggcaggtggggaGGTCATGGCTGAGGGAGTTTTTGGAGctaaggctgggggagggggagtcaggTTTAAGTGGGGAGAAGGCAGACCCTGCCCCTTGCCTTTCATCTTGATCCCAGAAAGCTCTGAGCAAtggtccctccttcccttcccctgaccCAGGGAGTGGGGCCCACAGAGGGGAATTGGGAGTCtctgtggggaggtggtgggtgcCTCCCTGTAGGGAACAAGGGCTGAGTCATGAGACTGTTCTGGAACCTCTGAAGTCTCTCACTTGGACACGCCCTTCCcctgtctgggcctcagtgtctccAACTGTAAATGGAGAGAATCCTTGTCAAGAGCTTAGATTTCCTGTCAGTTctggccctgacctcctgggagaGGTGCCTCCCAAGAACCCCTTAGGACGTGATGTTATGGGGCCTGTCCCCTCTGTCTCAGTGACGGTGACACTGTacagggagggacaggcaggacAAGGGTCCGGGCACCCAGTCCTCCCCCTCAGATCAGGCTCAGCTCAGAGGAGGGAACAGGGTGGGTCAGCCCTGGCTcagctcctggctctgctgctcctgctgtggggctGGGTGGTCCCTTCTCTCTTCTGAGTGTCGGGTTCCTGTCTGCTCATCCCTGGTCCCATCCTGCTCACAGGCTGCTGGGAGATGAGGTGACATAAGGGCCTCACAGAGCTCAGCGGGCCAGAGCCCCATCCCAGCCCGGCCTTCCTAAGGGGCTTCAGGGCCTGCAGGGTGGGGATGGACCCGGGAGGACTCAGAGTCCATGCCACACCCTTTTCCTCCTGTCCCTGCTGTGCTGGGGGCAGGTACTGAAGAAGGACCCTCAGCTCCAGATGATACGTGGACAGGCCCCTGCAAAGGAGGAGCCCAGAGCACGAAGCTGGTGTCTCCCTGGGGGGCAGCGTGAGGACAGCACAGGGAACCCACAGTCCTGGGTTctagtcccagccctgccccgtcCAGGACGGGCAACTTGGGGCAGGtgattaacctctctgagcctctttgaAGTGGGTGGTGGGGGTCAGCATCCCTGGTGCATGAGGTGAGAGGAGATGAGTGACAGACCCCAGCAGGAGCCtcacacacagtaggtactcatgaaatgggatcactggctcATTCATGACGTCATTAGGGAGAGACAGGCTGTCAGGTCTTTCAGGTCTGATTTCTTTCCTGGAATCATCGCCAAACTCTCCATCTAGGCTGACTCAGGCCCCATCATCACCAAGGGGAGCCCCTTGAGCAACTGGTGTCAGGGGTCTCTGCAGGCTAGTGCCTACGTTCTGTATGAAGAGAGGGGCTCTGAGCCCTGGGATATGAGAATCCCACAGGACTCCAGCAACAAGGCCAGTTTCCTCACCAAGAGGgcagagaggagctgggaggggtcACAGACAGAGTCTCTGGAGAAGAACAAGGTCCCTCAGCTCAGGGTCAGGGGCGTGAGGGGGGGGTGGCTCTCTACCCATCACACCTTCCTCTCCCCAGGAATGTACAGGAAAccctccctctcagcccagccgGGACCCTCAGTGCCCAGGGGAGCGACCGTGACCCTGCAGTGTGGGTCTGAGATCTGGTTGGACACCTTCCACCTCCACCGGGAGGGGTCACTGGACCCTCCCCAGCACCTTCGTCTGCAGAACACGTCTGCACCCTCTCAGGCCAACTTCACCCTCAGTTCTGTGAGCTCAGGCCACCAGGGGACCTACAGGTGCTATGGCTCAAACAGCACCTCCCCCTACCTGCTGTCACAGcccagtgaccccctggagctgCTGGTCTCAGGTGAGGAGTCCTGACCCTGTCCTTTCTGTGCTCAGTCAGCTCAGGGCCCTGTTCCTAGGAGTGTGGGTGACAGTAATAAACAGGGAGGTGGAGGAAGTTCCACAGAGCAGAGTCCAGCCCATGAGAGAGCAGAGACAGACGGGACCTCTCACTCCTGAACCCATTTCTGAACCTCAGCAGAGATGAAGGGTAGGGAGGGCGAGTGAGATGTGAGTGAAATGAGCAGGAATGTGATTAGACTGAGCAGAGAACACAGAcactccacctgccccccccccaccactcacCTCCTGATGTCTTCATCTCAGAATCTGGGTCCCTGTAGTCCCAGCCCCCACTGGACACTCCCATATAGGGAAGCATCTGCCTGTGGGCACCACACTGCTTGCCCCACTGTGCTCACCTGGAGGCCTCCAGGCCCTCAGTGCTTATCTGAGACCAAGGAGGAACCCTGCAGGCCTCATGGGACCTGGGACCTGCTGCCCAGACTCTGTGCATTCACCTCTGCTCAGTGTTTCTGTGCACACGGGTCTATTGTGGCTTTTTTAAAGAGAACTTTCAGGCAATATTCCAGTCTATAAGCTCACGATTTAACTTATATTATATGGAGTccagatagaaatataaatatcctATTCCTCTTTTCAATGGGAGTAGATTAAATTCATACTTTTTTTATGGAGAATAACTTCTTGTTTATATAAAGTCTTCTTATCACGCACATTTGCAAATGAGCTTTATGCATGAACCTTAGAAGCACGTGACAGCTATTTGTAAAATTGAGTAAATGCACAGCCCACTTAGAGAATTGCACAACTAACACTGTAATTTGTGAGTAAGCGGTGTGATTCCTGTACATGTTCTAAATGGTAGTAAGTGCACATAGGAAAGCTCTTGGTTTGGGTATATTTATCTCATGACCTGTTAGCCTCCCAAAGACTCTCCCTGTGGACCCTTTTTCAGTTGATCCCTCCAACATGCTGATAAAATTATAATCCCCACCAGGCCAAGGAAATGTCACTTCTTTATTCCCAATGGCATACCTATTTTTCTCACTCCACATCTAATACAATGAAATGAGGAATTAAAATTTTCCAGAGTTTCCCCTCTGGAAATCAGCTTAATTCATACCCAAAGTTATGTCAAGGCAAGCCCATTAAGAATTCTACATTTTATATCAAAGTCACTATTGGCCTCTTTGTTCCAATCTGTTCTTCTGCTTCATTAGGGTTTACTAGGAATGCTTTTCTTTCTAACAGATACACATCCCCcataattatcttttctctgaCTTATAACCAACCACATGACACACATTACAAAGGCTTCTTGGTGTCACccatttggatattaacccaCCTGAGTGACACTGATCATCCATGTGCATTTCTGAATTGTGGGAGCTGCGATTTAGAATTATTGCATGATCACTATAATGAGGAGAGGTCCATAATTTCTGTTTATATCTTGGGttttatatgaaaactagaggccccgaTCCTGGATTCGGGCACAGAGGGGGAACAGGGGGaaggagggttcctcagcctggcctatgctctcttgcaatccaggaccccgcAGGGGATATAGCAGTGTACCAAGTGGCatgtggccagggaggaggctgagcGTGTGTCGGGTGCCACACCATGTTCATCCTAGCTGCTGCACCTGCCACAGCTGCTCAGTAGCACTGCTGCAGGGTTGGAGAGGCTCCAGCTACCGCAGCTGCcatcaccagccttgagcccaggttctggctgagcagcgctccccctgtggaaccGCAtagaccacaagggggcagatcctgagttgagcatctgccccctggtggtcaatgaacatcataatgactggtcgaccagttgttctggtcattggGTTGTATCagtttgcttaggcttttatatatatagatggtgtaGCAGATTGACATAATTTCCTACTTTTGGTGTCAGTAAATATTGAAATCGGGGGGATTTTCTCTGTGACTTAAATTTGAACCAGAACTGAGGACTTCTTTGATCTTGAGCTTTGTtgtcttttgaaataaaatgatcaCATGATCAGCACCCATATATCCATATTTTTCATCTGGAAAATATATCCCCACCACTGTAGGTATTTGTTATTGTAAAATAAGGTGAGCTAATAAAAGATTCAATAGATGAACATCTTCAGGTGACAATGGACATATCAGACCCATaagaggaggggcctgggcagggtggggtgaaGGAGATCCAACCCAGACTTTCACCCCTTCATGCTCCTAAGATTCAGGAGCCCCGACACCAACCCTTCCTCCATGAAACCTGGGTCCCCAGCTGTGGAACACGTGGGATCTCTCAGCTGTAGGGGAATAAGCTCATGGAGCTGTGATCCTCAGACTGAACACAGAACACACAGCTCTTAGTTATTTCTGAATTGAGACCATTTCTTACTCATCCTCAGTTCTTGGGCACAGCTAACTCTGATCAAGGTGCCTCAGAGCAGGTGCTGAGTTCAGACATCAGAGGGATGCTGATGTCAAGGGGAGGTGGGAGCCCAGGATAAACATCAAAATCCTGGAGATTTGGGTCTGCCCTGACCTCTGACACGTCTTTACCCACAATTCTTATTTTTCCATCCCCAAGACTACAGAGTGGAGAATCTTATCCGGATTGTTGTGGCTGGCTTGGTCCTGTTGGTGCTCGGGGTGCTGCTATTTGAGGCTCGAAACAACCTGATAAGGACCCTCGATGCAGCCAGTTTGTGAACACAGAGGGAACAATGCACCGTTCAGAGTGGGGAGCCTTGGAGCCCATCTGAAGATCCCAGGAGGTGCTTAAGGAAAGTTGGGACCATTGTTGGGGAAACTGCCTGTTGAGAATGTCCAGGGGAGTTGATGTGGTAGGTGAGGTCTGGTTGCAGGAGAACATGGGCCATGTCCTCCTCTATCCACCTGGGttgctgtccctccctccctgacctcGCTGACTCTCCTCCACTGCCCTCTGTTCTCACCCTGTGACATTAGGGTCCGTCCCACATGGCTGGTTTGGATTCACATCTATACACTTCTTCATGCTGGGTCACATCCATCCCAACAAAATGAGGTAT
This is a stretch of genomic DNA from Myotis daubentonii chromosome 15, mMyoDau2.1, whole genome shotgun sequence. It encodes these proteins:
- the LOC132217249 gene encoding leukocyte immunoglobulin-like receptor subfamily B member 4; amino-acid sequence: MSPTLKALLCLRLSVGLRTPVQAGPLPKPIIWAEPGPVILRGNPITIWCQGTRKAKEYLIYKEGSPAPWKRQKPQEPGDKAKVFITHMTEHDAGIYHCYYLSSTGWSGHSDFLELLVTGMYRKPSLSAQPGPSVPRGATVTLQCGSEIWLDTFHLHREGSLDPPQHLRLQNTSAPSQANFTLSSVSSGHQGTYRCYGSNSTSPYLLSQPSDPLELLVSAQDYRVENLIRIVVAGLVLLVLGVLLFEARNNLIRTLDAASL